A part of Hydrogenobacter sp. T-8 genomic DNA contains:
- a CDS encoding hydrogenase iron-sulfur subunit produces MHMASIQPLYIGFQKLSHFMSRLFSSKLNPLYHLGAIAIFLLIIDVVSGVYLFFFYSIDPQTSYQSVERISEDFLGNIMRGIHRYSSDALILTTLTHMVHVIITDRFRMFRWVAWVTGVATLLIFLAIGISGYILVWDARAQLTGLLTAKFFSFLPVFGDALMSAFLGSDIKYLGGLFRILLFAHIALTILIVFTLWVHVMRNARPRLIPPRFLYITITILLITLSLIFPAKSDPPAYINRLPFEMSVDWFYLFSYPLLKYIPMSINWLIFLGFFTFLFVFPWLIKGRRNPPARIDFEKCTGCEQCYIDCPYEAIVMEEYDNKKKALLKESKCAGCGICVGSCSSLAIDIPTFPLEETMEKIEREKASYVVFRCPFSAIPPKREKLLTFTVPCIGVVNTKYVEDILNMGVEGVVLVSCEYEDCYFREGNKWLEERYERKRRPILRKKVMGGRVLILEAPYVKSIEKEIEEFISSKKEGQDVKVVKTESLNYPVATAILAIPIFLFYPLTTHKIAFYPIQSSAVILSFKYRSSPVKEVAQVKVGGLKHMQAQSAIVKERSPIKMEVYKDGNLIYSKVYKPRGIRRDASIFVYEELFLKGDAQKLKIRVEETVHRGKVKEFEFEPPKNPKESVLITYDEATGNFLILK; encoded by the coding sequence ATGCATATGGCAAGTATACAGCCACTATACATAGGCTTTCAGAAGCTCTCTCATTTTATGAGCAGGCTATTTTCCTCAAAGCTCAATCCTCTTTATCACCTTGGTGCTATTGCTATTTTCCTTCTAATCATAGACGTAGTATCAGGTGTTTACCTCTTTTTCTTCTACAGTATAGACCCTCAAACCTCCTATCAGTCAGTGGAAAGAATATCTGAAGATTTCCTGGGAAACATAATGAGGGGAATACACAGATACTCTTCTGATGCCTTAATACTTACAACCCTTACCCATATGGTGCATGTGATAATAACGGACAGGTTCAGAATGTTCCGATGGGTTGCATGGGTTACTGGCGTGGCAACCCTTCTTATATTTTTAGCTATAGGAATATCGGGTTACATATTAGTTTGGGACGCAAGGGCACAGCTCACTGGACTTCTGACCGCCAAGTTCTTTTCCTTCTTGCCAGTCTTTGGAGATGCACTGATGAGTGCCTTTCTCGGAAGCGACATAAAGTATCTCGGTGGTCTTTTCAGAATATTGCTCTTTGCCCATATAGCTCTTACCATACTCATTGTTTTTACCCTTTGGGTTCATGTTATGAGAAACGCCAGACCGAGACTTATTCCACCAAGGTTTCTTTACATAACCATAACTATCCTTCTCATAACACTTTCTCTTATCTTCCCCGCAAAGAGCGACCCACCAGCTTATATAAACAGATTGCCTTTTGAGATGAGCGTTGACTGGTTTTACCTTTTTAGTTATCCCCTTCTTAAATACATACCCATGTCCATAAACTGGCTCATTTTTCTTGGCTTTTTTACCTTTCTTTTCGTCTTCCCATGGCTTATAAAAGGTAGAAGAAATCCACCTGCCCGCATTGATTTTGAAAAATGCACAGGCTGTGAACAATGTTACATAGACTGTCCTTATGAGGCTATAGTAATGGAGGAGTATGATAATAAAAAGAAAGCCCTACTGAAGGAAAGTAAGTGTGCAGGTTGTGGTATATGTGTTGGCTCTTGCAGCAGTCTTGCTATAGACATCCCCACCTTCCCCTTAGAAGAGACTATGGAAAAGATAGAAAGGGAAAAGGCTTCTTATGTGGTTTTTCGCTGTCCTTTTAGTGCGATTCCGCCAAAAAGGGAAAAACTCCTTACCTTTACTGTCCCATGTATAGGTGTTGTGAACACAAAGTATGTGGAGGATATTCTAAATATGGGTGTAGAAGGTGTAGTTCTTGTTTCCTGTGAGTATGAAGATTGCTACTTCAGAGAAGGGAATAAATGGCTTGAAGAGAGGTATGAAAGGAAAAGAAGACCCATACTTAGGAAAAAGGTTATGGGAGGGCGGGTGCTTATCCTTGAAGCTCCTTATGTGAAGTCTATTGAAAAAGAGATAGAAGAGTTTATAAGCTCTAAGAAGGAGGGGCAGGATGTGAAGGTCGTCAAAACTGAAAGTTTAAACTACCCAGTTGCTACCGCCATACTTGCAATTCCCATATTTCTATTCTATCCGCTTACCACCCACAAAATAGCCTTCTATCCAATCCAAAGCTCTGCTGTTATCCTGAGCTTTAAATACAGGTCTTCTCCAGTCAAAGAGGTGGCTCAGGTCAAAGTAGGTGGCTTAAAACATATGCAGGCTCAAAGTGCTATAGTGAAAGAAAGGTCTCCAATAAAGATGGAGGTTTACAAGGATGGGAATCTTATATATTCAAAGGTTTACAAACCAAGGGGTATAAGAAGGGACGCCTCCATATTTGTCTATGAGGAACTTTTCTTAAAGGGTGATGCTCAAAAGCTCAAAATAAGGGTAGAAGAAACAGTTCATAGGGGAAAAGTTAAAGAATTTGAGTTTGAACCTCCGAAAAATCCAAAGGAGAGCGTGCTGATAACCTATGACGAGGCTACAGGAAACTTCCTTATTCTAAAGTAA
- a CDS encoding cytochrome C oxidase subunit II → MALLPPEEGWYFKRVAKDEKMWITIALVVCLVLFFWMIVWHVYGKQNPSFTTYRTTPQEFNALTQAFIQKYKIGEEKGIPIVEPPPNSDVFLLGKMWAWEPILVLKKGQEYRFHISSLDLLHGFSLQPVNMNFMVYPGYDYVLTFRPTSAGEFYIVCNEFCGIGHHMMIGKIIVKE, encoded by the coding sequence ATGGCACTGCTTCCACCTGAAGAAGGATGGTATTTTAAAAGGGTCGCAAAGGACGAAAAGATGTGGATAACCATAGCCCTTGTGGTGTGCCTTGTTCTTTTCTTCTGGATGATAGTGTGGCACGTCTACGGAAAGCAAAACCCCTCTTTCACAACCTACAGGACAACACCTCAAGAATTCAACGCCCTAACGCAGGCTTTCATACAGAAGTATAAGATAGGTGAAGAAAAGGGTATACCTATAGTAGAACCGCCACCCAACAGTGACGTGTTTCTTCTGGGTAAAATGTGGGCTTGGGAGCCTATACTTGTGCTTAAAAAGGGCCAAGAATACAGATTCCATATATCCTCCCTTGACCTTCTTCACGGCTTTTCATTACAGCCTGTAAATATGAACTTTATGGTATATCCCGGCTATGATTATGTGCTTACCTTTAGACCTACTTCCGCCGGAGAGTTCTACATAGTTTGCAATGAATTCTGTGGTATAGGTCATCACATGATGATAGGGAAGATCATAGTAAAAGAGTGA
- a CDS encoding cytochrome c oxidase subunit I has protein sequence MFRTCDITGLKVDLRAEKLIQLNAVMAVVSLLIGVIAALLLVLTRWQVVHLLPVEWYYRVLTLHGLNALIFWIVFFEIAGLYFGSTIVLNSRMSSPKFGWLALILMVLGFLLVNFTILSGNADVLMTSYAPLQAHPLYYLGVILFAVGALTGVFLFFANLLIARKERTYGDSLPLFTFGLVAAAIIATLTLATGAIIYIPTLLWSLGIIKTMDAGVYKLVWWGLGHSSQQINVTAMIAVWYLGAFLTVGGTSINEKVSRFAFVFYVIGINVASAHHLLVDPGPSPAWKVFNTSYIMYIAVLASMIHAFAVPSAIESAQRRRGYTKGLFDWLKNAPWGNPAFSAVLLSIIIFGFIGGVTGVVNGMEQTNIIVHNTLSIPGHFKGTVVGGTTLAFMGATYYLIPLVFRKKIAFFGLAKIQPWLFGIGIAVLAVSMYILGAFGVPRRHYDITFSGGPFTYTFNPAVDFFWVLFALGGLLAVVGALAWILIVVISVFFGSPVKGPQDMQLQLASPPPPAKENHGFEAPGTLTLTLLFMGVFLIFLLLNWGWLSAMWEVR, from the coding sequence ATGTTTAGAACTTGTGATATTACCGGATTAAAGGTTGATTTGAGGGCGGAGAAGCTTATACAGCTCAATGCGGTTATGGCTGTTGTCTCTCTACTCATAGGTGTTATCGCTGCATTACTTCTTGTTCTCACAAGATGGCAAGTGGTTCACCTTCTGCCCGTAGAGTGGTATTACAGGGTTCTCACCCTTCATGGTCTTAACGCCCTCATATTCTGGATAGTCTTTTTTGAAATAGCGGGACTTTACTTTGGCTCAACTATTGTGCTTAACTCTCGCATGTCTTCTCCTAAATTTGGCTGGCTCGCTCTAATCCTGATGGTTCTTGGCTTCCTACTTGTAAACTTTACCATACTAAGTGGTAATGCGGATGTTCTTATGACTTCTTACGCACCATTGCAGGCACATCCTCTTTACTATCTTGGTGTGATACTCTTTGCGGTTGGTGCCCTTACAGGTGTTTTTCTCTTCTTTGCAAACCTTCTTATAGCAAGGAAAGAAAGAACCTATGGAGATTCCTTGCCTTTATTTACTTTCGGACTTGTTGCAGCAGCAATTATAGCAACTTTAACTCTCGCAACAGGCGCGATTATATACATTCCTACACTTCTATGGTCGCTTGGAATAATAAAGACTATGGATGCCGGTGTTTATAAACTGGTCTGGTGGGGTCTTGGACACTCCTCCCAGCAGATAAATGTGACCGCCATGATCGCTGTCTGGTATCTTGGAGCTTTTCTTACCGTCGGTGGAACATCCATAAACGAAAAAGTTAGCAGGTTTGCCTTCGTTTTCTATGTTATAGGAATAAATGTTGCTTCCGCACATCACCTCCTTGTAGACCCAGGACCAAGCCCAGCCTGGAAGGTTTTCAACACAAGCTATATCATGTATATTGCAGTCCTTGCCTCTATGATACACGCCTTTGCTGTTCCTTCTGCGATAGAATCCGCTCAGAGAAGAAGAGGCTATACAAAGGGTCTTTTTGACTGGCTTAAGAATGCACCTTGGGGCAACCCTGCTTTTTCTGCGGTGCTTCTGTCCATCATAATCTTTGGCTTTATAGGTGGTGTGACCGGTGTTGTAAACGGTATGGAGCAAACCAACATAATAGTCCACAACACCCTTTCCATACCCGGGCACTTTAAGGGAACAGTTGTGGGTGGAACTACTCTTGCCTTCATGGGCGCAACCTATTACTTAATACCTCTTGTGTTCAGGAAGAAGATAGCCTTCTTTGGTCTTGCCAAGATACAACCATGGCTTTTTGGGATCGGTATTGCGGTGCTTGCGGTTTCCATGTATATACTTGGAGCCTTTGGTGTTCCAAGAAGGCACTACGATATCACCTTCTCCGGCGGACCCTTCACTTACACCTTTAACCCAGCGGTGGACTTTTTCTGGGTTCTTTTTGCCCTTGGTGGTCTGCTGGCGGTGGTTGGCGCCCTTGCATGGATACTCATAGTTGTCATTTCTGTTTTCTTTGGTTCTCCTGTAAAAGGTCCTCAAGATATGCAACTTCAATTAGCCTCTCCACCTCCACCTGCAAAGGAAAACCATGGCTTTGAGGCGCCTGGAACTCTGACCCTTACCCTCCTCTTCATGGGTGTATTCCTTATATTCCTCCTACTCAACTGGGGATGGCTCTCTGCCATGTGGGAGGTAAGATAA
- a CDS encoding cbb3-type cytochrome c oxidase subunit I, translating into MLFYLSLSLFSLIMAGIFGLLIALTRTPAVSLLKSPELFYHFLVGHVTFSITVWLMTFTLAFWHYKEGRKGRVAPPATLLGMLLLSLSCLLPYGEPYLNNYIPVVGTPLFYIGLFLFFFGFLLEVLQRLRDAVRLNELYSLSIFFGLLTLLSIPPSFLIAHPEGGMKLFFERLFWIPGHFQQFMYASVMLAVWHELLKRSSGRVVSSPLLKGANLLLLLFALPLPLGFFTDPLSESFKKQLSFSFGVGLGVPILLHSYYVLRNLRLSWNVATISLLFSMVVYHVGAFIAYGGMQSDLRIPAHYHGVVSGVTIAFMGFTYYMLKERLGYVFWESVAKLQPTFFGLGINLLVLGFYLAGSMGAPRKTYGFEYVQDVKVVLALNVMGFGGLLAVFGGLLFISYATLSLFRGYRNVRYF; encoded by the coding sequence ATGCTTTTCTACCTTTCCCTTTCCCTTTTTTCCCTTATAATGGCTGGCATTTTCGGGCTTCTTATAGCCTTAACGAGGACACCAGCGGTATCACTTCTTAAATCTCCAGAGCTTTTTTATCATTTCCTTGTAGGGCATGTAACCTTTTCCATAACTGTATGGTTGATGACTTTTACCTTAGCCTTCTGGCACTATAAAGAAGGCAGGAAGGGAAGGGTTGCACCTCCAGCCACCCTACTGGGCATGCTCCTCCTTTCCCTCTCCTGCCTTTTGCCTTACGGAGAGCCCTATCTGAACAATTACATACCCGTTGTTGGAACTCCCCTCTTCTATATTGGGCTTTTCCTGTTCTTTTTTGGTTTTCTTCTTGAGGTTCTACAAAGGTTGAGGGATGCAGTTAGACTGAATGAGCTGTATTCTCTCTCTATTTTTTTTGGACTTCTCACTCTTCTTTCGATACCCCCTTCTTTCCTCATTGCTCACCCCGAGGGTGGCATGAAGCTTTTCTTTGAGAGGCTCTTCTGGATACCAGGACATTTTCAGCAGTTCATGTATGCTTCTGTAATGCTTGCAGTATGGCATGAACTCCTTAAAAGAAGCTCTGGCAGGGTGGTAAGCAGTCCTCTGTTGAAAGGTGCTAACCTTCTTCTCTTACTGTTTGCCCTACCACTACCACTGGGCTTCTTTACAGACCCACTTTCTGAAAGCTTCAAAAAACAGCTGTCCTTCTCCTTTGGGGTTGGGCTCGGCGTGCCTATCCTACTTCACAGCTATTATGTGCTTAGAAATCTTAGGTTAAGCTGGAATGTGGCCACCATCAGCCTTCTGTTCTCTATGGTCGTATACCATGTAGGTGCTTTTATAGCTTATGGTGGCATGCAAAGTGACTTGAGAATTCCAGCTCATTACCATGGTGTTGTCTCAGGCGTAACCATAGCCTTCATGGGCTTTACCTATTATATGCTCAAAGAAAGGCTTGGCTATGTCTTCTGGGAAAGTGTTGCAAAACTCCAACCAACCTTCTTCGGCTTAGGAATAAACCTTCTTGTTCTTGGTTTTTATTTGGCAGGCAGTATGGGTGCACCGAGAAAGACATACGGCTTTGAGTATGTTCAAGATGTAAAGGTTGTCCTTGCCTTGAATGTTATGGGCTTTGGTGGATTGCTGGCGGTGTTTGGTGGACTGCTCTTTATATCCTACGCCACCCTATCTCTTTTCAGAGGTTACAGAAATGTCAGGTATTTTTAG
- a CDS encoding SCO family protein: MSGIFSLLLLLVLLSWANELLPDEKKTIGTYVPDVSLEDSDGRVFSIKGLNKVVVLNPIYTRCTSACPLMTQGLKKAIKDLREDLVVLSLTFDPKDGLEDLRRFREVHNLPENWYVVRSKEAEKLLRAIDYRYRYDEKLGEFDHPNLYVVLTPSGRVSRYLYGVNPKLRDLELAVLEAKREEVRLSPIEGFWLRCFRYNPERGTYEVDWFFVLNVAGGMFTFTLVPALVWGKGIYKFFRTIPYFLVKNS, from the coding sequence ATGTCAGGTATTTTTAGCCTTTTACTCCTACTGGTCCTACTGTCGTGGGCTAATGAACTGCTACCTGATGAGAAGAAGACCATAGGCACATATGTGCCAGATGTAAGTCTTGAAGATAGCGATGGAAGAGTCTTTAGCATAAAGGGGCTTAACAAGGTTGTGGTGCTGAACCCTATATACACCAGATGCACCTCCGCCTGCCCACTTATGACGCAGGGACTCAAGAAAGCCATAAAAGACCTTAGGGAAGATCTCGTAGTCCTTTCCCTGACCTTTGACCCTAAGGACGGTCTTGAGGACCTTAGAAGGTTTAGAGAGGTTCACAACCTGCCAGAAAACTGGTATGTGGTAAGGAGTAAAGAAGCAGAAAAACTCCTGCGAGCCATAGATTACAGGTATAGGTATGATGAAAAGCTCGGGGAATTTGACCATCCCAACCTTTATGTGGTGCTTACACCCTCTGGAAGGGTGTCAAGATACCTGTATGGTGTTAACCCAAAGCTTAGAGACCTTGAGCTTGCAGTGCTTGAAGCCAAGAGGGAAGAGGTCAGGCTGAGCCCCATTGAGGGCTTCTGGTTGAGATGCTTTAGGTATAACCCAGAAAGGGGAACTTACGAGGTGGATTGGTTTTTTGTTCTCAACGTAGCAGGAGGAATGTTCACCTTTACCCTTGTTCCCGCCCTTGTGTGGGGCAAAGGCATTTACAAGTTCTTCAGGACAATTCCTTATTTTTTAGTGAAAAACTCTTGA
- a CDS encoding nitrite reductase, translating to MGKKVLLSGVLGAVALAGSMAVVYAQNQKKEELPPPPPITKEEMEIAKQIYFDRCAGCHGTLRKGATGPKLTPDRTRQLGTESLKVFITYGTPGGMPDWGRQGILSDKEIDILARFLQHDPPAPPELSLADLKKTWKVYVPPEKRPKKPEHDRNWQNFMGVILRDVGKVAIIDGDTKELVNIVDTGFAVHIIRYSASGRYMYTIGRDGKATIVDLWMKKPDTVAEVKACNDARSIDSSKYKGPKGDFLDKYAIIGCYWPPMMVILDGQTLEPLKLISTSSYTYDTNEFVREARVASIVASHHDPEWIVNIKETGQIWLVDYSNIKAPRITMIEAERFLHDGGWDASKRYFLVAANFRNKVSMVDTKEKKLVANIETGKIPHPGRGANFIHPQYGPVWCTGHLGENTIACIGTDPKRKEYFAKVVAKVELPGEGGGNLFIKTHPKSENLWVDRPLNPDQKLQRSVTVLDKNTLKVKAQIEIPPEFQGRAVHPEYNKDGTEVWISVWGKKGEPEKQAILVYDDKTLKLKHVIRGDWVATPAGRFNVYNTMKDIY from the coding sequence ATGGGTAAGAAGGTATTGCTAAGCGGTGTGCTGGGGGCTGTTGCCCTTGCGGGTAGTATGGCGGTGGTTTATGCACAAAACCAGAAGAAGGAGGAGCTTCCCCCTCCTCCACCTATAACAAAGGAGGAGATGGAGATAGCCAAGCAGATCTACTTTGACAGGTGTGCAGGATGTCATGGAACCCTGAGGAAAGGGGCAACAGGTCCGAAGCTTACGCCTGACAGAACGCGTCAACTTGGGACAGAAAGTCTCAAGGTATTCATCACCTATGGAACTCCCGGTGGTATGCCTGACTGGGGAAGGCAAGGAATACTAAGCGACAAAGAGATAGACATATTGGCAAGGTTTTTGCAGCATGACCCACCTGCACCTCCAGAGCTATCCCTTGCTGACCTGAAAAAAACTTGGAAGGTTTATGTTCCACCAGAAAAGAGACCTAAAAAGCCCGAGCATGATAGAAACTGGCAGAATTTCATGGGTGTGATACTTAGAGACGTGGGCAAGGTGGCAATAATTGATGGTGATACGAAAGAGCTTGTAAACATAGTGGATACAGGCTTTGCAGTTCATATAATAAGATACTCCGCCTCTGGTAGATATATGTATACCATTGGAAGGGACGGAAAAGCAACCATAGTGGACCTATGGATGAAAAAACCCGACACCGTAGCGGAAGTTAAAGCCTGCAACGATGCAAGGTCCATAGACTCCTCAAAATACAAAGGACCAAAGGGAGACTTTCTTGATAAGTATGCCATAATTGGATGCTACTGGCCTCCAATGATGGTGATACTTGACGGTCAGACCCTTGAACCGCTAAAGCTAATATCCACAAGCTCCTATACCTACGACACTAACGAGTTTGTAAGGGAGGCAAGGGTAGCCTCCATAGTAGCTTCTCATCATGACCCAGAATGGATTGTGAACATAAAAGAAACTGGTCAAATATGGCTCGTAGACTACTCCAATATAAAGGCCCCAAGGATAACCATGATTGAAGCGGAAAGATTTCTGCATGACGGCGGATGGGATGCTTCAAAGAGGTATTTCCTTGTTGCGGCCAACTTTAGGAATAAGGTCTCTATGGTAGATACTAAGGAGAAAAAACTCGTAGCCAACATAGAAACGGGTAAGATCCCTCATCCCGGTAGAGGTGCTAACTTTATTCATCCACAGTATGGACCTGTATGGTGCACTGGACATCTTGGTGAAAACACTATTGCCTGCATAGGCACAGACCCCAAGAGAAAGGAATACTTTGCAAAGGTTGTGGCAAAGGTTGAACTTCCAGGCGAGGGCGGTGGAAACCTCTTTATAAAGACCCATCCTAAATCAGAAAACCTCTGGGTGGACAGACCACTCAACCCTGATCAAAAACTACAAAGAAGCGTGACGGTTCTTGATAAAAACACTCTCAAGGTTAAAGCCCAGATAGAAATACCTCCAGAGTTTCAAGGAAGGGCTGTTCATCCAGAGTATAACAAAGACGGCACCGAGGTATGGATTTCTGTATGGGGTAAAAAGGGCGAGCCAGAAAAGCAAGCTATACTCGTATACGACGACAAGACCCTCAAACTCAAGCACGTTATCAGAGGTGACTGGGTTGCTACTCCAGCTGGTAGGTTCAACGTATACAACACAATGAAGGATATCTACTGA
- a CDS encoding cytochrome D1 domain-containing protein, with translation MKSFLLSIIFCSLSLAGGAELYQRYCSFCHGEDRLGRVAPPLFSLPPFFNLKEDEKLYRVIKEGTTGMPAFRELKDEEIRAIVEFIKKPVEKESLKWDQKRIEESRERDKVDRVKIENLRDYTLAVERGRNLVWVMGGKEVLAKFPFPNMHGGIKFTISGEVYIPSRDGWIGKYNPSQGKLERIRACIYLRNIALSPDGNILVAGCWIPSQLVLFDRDLNLIGTLRIEGRINAVYELYGERAFILTFRDKPIVGFLDYRDLSLVYKHIDSPLEDFIIDPLEEYLIGSTKDGLKVYSLSELKPIKEIKAVGIPHLASAYFWYSKGSFYFATPLLRKGTLSIWRAYHWEHVKDIPLGGEGFLARSNYGTPFVWVDNSSDQMLLVDKRSLEVRSIKPVEGKRATHAEFTGDGRIAYISVYERDGALVLYDGVSLKKIAEYPASHPAGKYNFINKSRRFDSAQLGYQVFMEKCWGCHHTTKEAFGPPLKWSVQNRSISLIMAQIIDPQNTYRLLGYSRNAMPKIELKDEELKALLKFMEALKDGWMD, from the coding sequence ATGAAGAGCTTTCTCCTGTCCATTATTTTCTGCTCCCTCTCCCTTGCGGGGGGAGCGGAGCTTTATCAAAGATACTGTTCCTTCTGTCATGGTGAGGATAGGCTTGGAAGGGTCGCACCTCCCCTCTTTTCCCTCCCCCCTTTTTTCAATTTGAAAGAAGATGAAAAGCTCTACCGGGTGATAAAGGAAGGCACAACGGGCATGCCAGCCTTCAGGGAATTAAAGGATGAAGAGATAAGAGCTATAGTGGAGTTTATTAAGAAGCCTGTTGAGAAGGAAAGTCTCAAGTGGGATCAAAAAAGAATTGAAGAAAGCAGGGAAAGGGACAAGGTGGATAGGGTCAAGATTGAGAACCTGAGAGATTACACCCTTGCTGTAGAAAGGGGCAGAAACCTTGTGTGGGTAATGGGGGGTAAGGAGGTTCTTGCTAAGTTTCCTTTCCCAAACATGCACGGGGGCATAAAGTTTACCATCTCAGGAGAGGTCTACATACCATCAAGGGATGGATGGATAGGTAAATACAACCCTTCTCAGGGAAAACTTGAAAGGATAAGAGCTTGCATATATCTAAGGAACATAGCCCTATCACCCGATGGGAATATACTTGTGGCAGGTTGCTGGATACCCTCACAGCTTGTGCTTTTTGACAGAGACCTTAATTTAATAGGAACGCTAAGGATAGAAGGAAGGATAAATGCGGTCTATGAGCTATACGGTGAGCGAGCCTTCATACTCACCTTCAGAGACAAACCCATTGTGGGATTTCTTGACTACAGGGACCTTTCCCTTGTTTACAAGCATATAGACAGCCCTTTAGAGGATTTTATCATAGACCCTTTAGAGGAATACCTCATAGGAAGCACAAAGGATGGGCTCAAGGTTTATTCTCTGAGTGAACTAAAGCCGATAAAGGAAATAAAAGCGGTGGGAATTCCACACCTTGCCTCTGCTTACTTTTGGTATTCAAAGGGAAGTTTTTATTTTGCAACACCCCTGCTCAGAAAGGGAACCCTTTCCATATGGAGGGCATATCATTGGGAGCATGTAAAGGATATACCGCTGGGTGGAGAAGGCTTCCTCGCAAGGAGCAATTATGGAACGCCTTTTGTTTGGGTTGACAACTCATCAGACCAAATGCTTCTTGTAGACAAAAGAAGTCTTGAGGTAAGAAGCATCAAACCCGTAGAGGGCAAGAGGGCAACCCATGCTGAGTTCACCGGTGATGGAAGGATAGCCTACATAAGCGTCTACGAAAGGGATGGTGCCCTTGTGCTTTACGATGGTGTAAGCCTTAAAAAAATTGCGGAATATCCTGCAAGCCATCCTGCTGGTAAGTATAACTTTATAAACAAGTCAAGGAGGTTTGATTCCGCACAGCTTGGCTATCAGGTCTTCATGGAAAAATGCTGGGGCTGTCATCATACTACAAAAGAAGCTTTTGGTCCACCCCTTAAGTGGTCTGTGCAAAACAGGAGTATCTCTCTGATTATGGCTCAAATAATTGACCCTCAGAACACCTACAGACTTCTGGGCTACTCAAGGAACGCCATGCCAAAGATTGAGCTGAAAGATGAGGAGCTGAAGGCTCTTTTAAAGTTTATGGAGGCTTTGAAAGATGGCTGGATGGATTGA
- a CDS encoding V4R domain-containing protein has protein sequence MAGWIEAISQIKRPHLGKDIPILVFRAFRVFTGMYLEDVIGEKGAITLIQNAGRELGKEVGKSLKDEKLDSYLGRVIDFVKDAKIGLLIPVDVNQERIIVSLDECITCSGMPNIGKRICHFEAGFVAGIVEVYTGKKVRAYETKCNAHGEDICEVHVELNYA, from the coding sequence ATGGCTGGATGGATTGAAGCCATATCACAGATAAAAAGACCACACCTTGGCAAAGATATACCCATACTCGTCTTTAGAGCCTTCAGGGTTTTTACGGGTATGTATTTAGAGGATGTGATAGGAGAAAAAGGTGCTATAACTTTAATCCAGAATGCAGGAAGAGAGTTAGGGAAGGAAGTTGGAAAAAGTTTAAAGGACGAAAAGCTCGATAGCTATCTTGGAAGGGTAATAGACTTTGTCAAAGATGCAAAAATAGGTCTTCTAATACCTGTGGATGTAAATCAGGAAAGAATAATAGTTTCCTTAGATGAGTGTATAACCTGCTCAGGCATGCCCAATATAGGCAAAAGGATATGCCATTTCGAAGCTGGTTTTGTTGCGGGTATTGTAGAGGTTTACACAGGTAAAAAGGTAAGAGCCTATGAAACAAAATGCAACGCTCATGGAGAGGATATATGCGAAGTCCATGTGGAGTTGAACTATGCTTAG